gagaatttaactttttaacgTAAtcgaaaatggaaaaaaaaaattcggaaATTCATTGCGCATTATTCATTCAGATCATACACTAACAACATCAGATGTACATGCATGAATGCATGCATCTCTCATGcatacattcaaatttaaaaagcaaaaacaaaaaaaaccaactAAACTATTGAGCTATGGCTACGTACTCCACAGAGACAACTTCAGTTgaaatatggagaaaataaaataaaatacagcgaaaaattaaaagaaaactgtGGCCAATGAGGTGTCTCCACGTGTAAGGAAACAGTTCACATCTGTAAGAAACGGGCGAGTTGGGTCGGGTTGGCGATGCCCGGTATGTGGGCCCCATCTGTCTTCAGCAAACTCGCCACTTCGACGTACCTTTGACGCTTCTCCTCCCTTGGCTTCGGCTCGGCGTCGGATCTCTGGTTCGGAGCCGAGTCTTCTCCGATTCGCTTTCTGGATTCGGCCGAAGTTTGTTGCGGTCGAGCCAGGTCCCACGTTTGGCCGAACAGCGTCCCGTGAGTGAGGAACTCGTGGGCCAGGTATCCAGCCAGGAGCTGGTTGGAGAGACCCGGCTGGGAAGCGGCTTTTTCGGAGCCGGCTAAGGAAACAGCCGGCTTGGGTAACTTTGTGAGTGGTGGAGGGTTTAACCGTTTGATGTCAAAATCGTCTCTCTCTTTTCGTTTGTTGTTGGGCATGGAAACCCGACGGGGCGGTAAACGCATCGTTTTGGTATTCATGATTCCGCCTTTTATGGTACATGCCACgtcagaaaagaaaaactactATAACTAAAAGAcggaataaaattataaatattaaaaaattaaaaaaataaccccttattttattttttatttttaaaaaaaagagttattaGGGTAATAACAGGCGGAAAAAATGGCGAAGagtaaaaaagtttaaaaaaagtaaaaaaacaaaaaaaaaagttaaataaaaaaaatttaacagtgGCCGGAATCTGGCTTTTCAAATGAAAaggaaacaagaaaaaaaaaaaaaaagagagagcgAGAGAGCGAATGAGAGAGTATTTTCTTTAAAG
The Gossypium raimondii isolate GPD5lz chromosome 8, ASM2569854v1, whole genome shotgun sequence DNA segment above includes these coding regions:
- the LOC105792318 gene encoding uncharacterized protein LOC105792318, whose translation is MNTKTMRLPPRRVSMPNNKRKERDDFDIKRLNPPPLTKLPKPAVSLAGSEKAASQPGLSNQLLAGYLAHEFLTHGTLFGQTWDLARPQQTSAESRKRIGEDSAPNQRSDAEPKPREEKRQRYVEVASLLKTDGAHIPGIANPTQLARFLQM